In Bordetella genomosp. 11, the sequence CTGGGGCTGGGACGACGTGCTGCCGTACTTCCGCAAGCTGGAGCGCGATCTGGATTTTCCGGGGCATCCCCTGCATGGCGGGGACGGCCCCATCGCCATCCGTCGCATCGCCCCAGGCGACTGGCCGCCTTTCTGCCAGGCATTCGCGCAAGGCTTGCAGCGCAGCGGCCTGGCGGCGCTGCAAGACCAGAACGCCGAGTTCGGCGATGGCTACTTCCCCGCGGCGTTCTCCAATGAACATGACCGGCGCGTGAGCACGGCCACCGCTTACCTGGATGCGGCGACGCGGGCGCGGCCCAATCTGCGCATTTTTTCGCGTACCCGCGTGCGACGCCTTCGCATGGCGGGGACGCGTGCCACCGGCGTGGATGCCGTCGATGCCGCCGGTACGCCGTTGCGGCTGGAGGCGCGCGAAGTCATCGTGTGTGCCGGCGCGCTGCAATCGCCGGCGCTGCTGATGCGGGCGGGTATTGGCGATGGCGAGGCCCTGGCGGCGCTCGGGTTGGACTGTGTCGCCCATCTGCCGGGTGTCGGGCGCCATCTGCAGGACCATCCCACGCTGACGTTCTGCCATTTCCTGCCGCCGGGCCTGCGCATGCCCTTGAGCCGCCGCCGCGCCAGCATGCTGGCGGCGCGTTTGTCCTCGGGCCTTCCGGGCGCGGAGCCTTCCGACCTGTACCTGTCCAGCGCAACCCGCGCGGCGTGGCATGGCCTGGGCAACCGGCTGGGCTTGTTCTTCCTGTGGTGCAACCGGCCGTATTCGCGCGGCAGCGTCACGCTCGCATCGGCCGATCCGGACTTGCCGCCCAAGGTAGAGCTGAATCTGCTGGACGACGAACGCGACGTCGCGCGGATGGCGGCTGGCGTGCGCCTGCTGGCCGGCATCGTCGGCGCATCGGCGCTGACCGCCGACGAGCGGGATTTCTTCCCCGCCGCATTTTCGCCGCGCGTGAAGGCGCTGAGCCGCCACACCCGCGCCAATGCGCTGCTCACCCGGCTGGCGGGTGGACTGCTGGATGCGCCAGCCCCCTTGCGACGGGCCATGATCGGCCGCTTCTTCAACGGGGGGCGGACGATGTCCGCCATCCTGGAGGATGCCTCGGCGCTGGCGGCCTTCGTGCGCCGTCAGGTCTTCGGCGTGTGGCATGCCAGCGGCACCTGCCGCATGGGCGGGGCCGGCGACGCCGGCGCGGTCACCGACGTCCAGGGCCGCGTGCACGGGGTGTCCGGGCTGCGCGTCGTGGATGCATCGCTGATGCCCGCGTTGCCGTCCGCCAATACCAATATCCCGACGATCATGATCGCCGAGAAAATCGCCGACGCGATGGCGCGGCAGGCGGCGCGCGGTTCGACCTGAATCGCGCGCATGCATAAAACCAGAGGAGATAACGATGTCCATAGGAGTGGAACGCATGGCCGCCGAGCCGGCGGCGGGCAACCGGCAGGTCATGGGCGCGGTCGTTGCGTCCTGCCTGGGCTGGGCCCTGGATCTGTTCGATTTGTTCGTCCTGCTGTTCGTCGCGCCGGTGGTCGGCCGCCTGTTCTTCCCGTCGGAACATGCGATGCTGTCGCTGGCCGCGGTGTACGCGTCCTTCGCCGTGACGCTGCTGATGCGCCCGCTGGGTTCCGCGCTATTCGGTTCCTACGCCGACCGCAAGGGCCGCAAGGGGGCCATGATCGTCGCCGTGGTCGGCGTCGGTCTCGCCACCGCGGCATTCGGCCTGCTGCCCACGGTGGCGCAGGTGGGGCTGCTGGCGCCGGTGCTGTTCGTGGTGCTGCGCCTGGTGCAGGGCGTATTCGTCGGCGGCGTGGTGGCGTCCACGCATACCATAGGCACCGAGTCCGTCGCGCCGCGATACCGCGGCGCGGTCTCGGGACTGATCGGCGGCGGCGGGGCGGGCATCGGCGCCTTGATGGCCTCGCTTACCTATATGGTCATGACGGAGATCTTTCCGGGCGAGCAGTTCGACCAGTGGGGATGGCGCTGCATGTTCTTCACCGGCATCATCAGCTCGGTGCTGGGCGTGTTCATTTTCAACCGCCTGGAGGAATCGCCGCTATGGAAGAAGCTGGCCGCGGAAAAGGCCGCGCGGGCGGCGCAGGCCCGTCTCGAACACGCCACGCAGATCCCGGTTTCGCCGCTGCGCACGCTGTTCTCGCCTGACTACCGCGGCATTCTTTTCGTGAACCTGCTGCTGACCATCGGCGGCGGCAGCGCGTACTACCTGACCTCCGGCTACCTGCCCACGTTTCTCAAGGTCGTGAACCAGGCGCCGGGCGGCGTGGCGGCCGCCATCCTGATGGCCAGCAGCGTGGCGGTGGTCATCGCCGCGATTGCCGTGGGGCATCTCAGCACCTATCTGGGCCGCAAGCGGACGTTCCTGCTGGTGGGCGTCATACAGCTGTTCGCGATGCCCGCCCTGTATCACCTGCTGCCGTCCGCGCAAAGTCCACTCGCCATCGGCGTGTACGCCATCATCCTGAGCGCGCTGGGCAGTTCCGGCTACGCGCCCATCCTGATCTTCCTGAACGAACGGTTTCCAACGGCGATACGGGCCACGGGAACCGGCCTGTCATGGAACCTGGGCTTCGCCATCGGCGGCATGATGCCCACGGCCGTGTCGCTGGCCTCGGCCACGCCCGCGGCCCTGCCCACGACACTGGCCTTCTTCACAGGCGGCATCAGCCTGGTCTTCCTGCTGGGCGCGCTTGTCGTGCCCGAAACCATCGGGCGCCTGGAAAGCGTGCCTGCACGCCAGGGAGCCTGACGCGATGCGTGCGGACCAGGCCCTTTCCATTGCCGATCTGCAGGCGGTGGCGCGGCGGCGCTTGCCGCCGGGCATCTATGGCTATGTCCATGGCGGCAGCGAGGACCAATCGTCGTTGCGGGCCAACCGGGCCGCATTCGCGCGCTGGCGTTTCCTGCCCCGGCCGCTGGTCGACGTCTCGGCGCGGGACCAGTCGGTGCAACTGTTCGGCGTGCGCTACGCCGCTCCGATAGGCATCAGTCCCATGGGCGTGGCCGGGCTGTGCGGCTACGAGGGCGATATCGCGATGGCACAGGCCGCCCGGCAGGCCCAGGTGCCCTACGTGTTGAGCGCGGCGTCCACCACGCCGCTGGAGCGCGTGGTCCAGGCCAATCCGGACACGTGGTACCAGGCCTATCTGCCGGCGCGTCCGGAAGTCATCCAGCCTTTGCTGGAGCGGGTATCGAACGCCGGCGTGCGCGTGCTGGTCGTCACGGTCGACGTGCCGATCGCCTCGACCCGCGAAAACGAATTGCGCAACGGCTTCAGCATCCCCCTGCGCCTGAGTCCGAAACTGGTCTGGGGCGGCCTGATCCGGCCGCGCTGGATGGCGGCTACTTTCGCGCGCACACTGTGGCGGCAGGGTATCCCGCGCTTCGAGAACTTCACGGCGCAGCGCGGCGGCCGCATCATCACGGCGGCGAAGGGTGACCACCGCGCCGGTCGCGCGTCCATGACCTGGGCCGAAATCGCATGGATACGCGAACGGTGGCAGGGCAAGTTGCTGGTCAAGGGGGTGCTGCGCGCCGCCGATGCCGGGCGCGCGCGCGGCATCGGCGTGGATGGCCTGTTCGTATCCAATCACGGCGGACGCCAGCTGGACGGCGCCGTCGCCTCGCTCGACGCCTTGCCCGCCATCGCCGCGGCCGCGCCCGGCTTGGCCATCCTGCTGGACGGCGGCGTGCGCCGAGGCACCGACGTCCTGAAGGCGCTGGCCCTGGGCGCGCACGCCGCCTTCATCGGCCGCCCCGCGATGTACGGTTTGGCGGCCGGTGGGCAGGAGGGTGTGCACCATGCCTTGCGCCTGCTGTCGCGCGAGATCGATGTGGACCTGGCGCTGCTGGGCTGCCCCGCCGTGGCGGGGCTGAATCACGAGTTCATCTGTCCCGCCGCCGGCCTGGCGCCGGGCGCTTCACGATGGGAAGGCGTGTCCGCCCCCGAACCGTTGACCGAGGAGTTTTCCGTATCATGACCGCATCCACGCTCGCTTCCCGCACTGGCGGCCAGGTCCTGGTCGATGCGCTGCGCCTGCACGGCGTCGATACCGCCTTCTGCGTGCCCGGCGAAAGCTTCCTCGCCGCCATCGATGCCTTTCACGACGCGCGCGACGTCATCCGCCTGATCGTCTGCCGGCAGGAAGGCGGCGCGGCGCATATGGCCGAGGCGCACGGCAAGCTGACCGGGCAGCCGGGCATCTGTTTCGTCACGCGCGGCCCCGGCGCCACCAACGCCAGTATCGGCGTGCACACCGCCCGGCAGGACTCCACGCCCCTGATCCTGTTCGTGGGACAAGTGGCGCGCGATTGCATGGGCCGCGAAGCCTGGCAGGAAATCGACTACCGCCACATGTTCGGCCACATCGCCAAATGGGTGGACCAGATCGACGACCCGCGCCGCATCCCGGAATACATCAGCCGGGCCTTTCACGTCGCCACGTCGGGGCGGCCCGGCCCGGTGGTGCTGGCGCTGCCGGAAGACATGCTGGCCGAAGCCGTGCAGGTCGACGATGCGCCGCCCTACCGTACCGCCCAGGCAGGCCCGACGCCGCAGGCCATGGCGGAACTGCGCGATCTGCTGGCCGCCGCGCAACGGCCGCTGGCGCTGCTCGGCGGCGGCGCCTGGACACGGCAGGCCAGCGAAGACGTCGCGGCGTTCGCGCACGCTCACGGACTGCCGGTCGCTTGCGCCTTCCGCCGCCAGGACCTGCTGGACAACCGGCATGACTGCTATGTGGGCGAGGCGGGGCTGGGCATGGACCCCAGGCTGGCCGATCGCATCCGCCAGGCCGATCTCATCCTGGCGATCGGACCGCGCATGGGGGAAACCACCACCAACGGCTACGCCCTGCTGGACGTGCCGCGGCCACGCCAGAAACTCGTGCATGTGCATGCGGATCCCGAAGAGCTGGGCCGCGTGTACCAGGCGGACCTGCCCATCAACGCCGGGGTGGCGGCTTTCGCCAGGGAAGCCGCGCGCCTGGAGGCACCGGCCGTGCGCCGCTGGGCGGCATGGACGGAGTCCGCGCGCGCCGACTACCTGGACAATCTGCGACCCGGCCCCATGCCGGGCGGCATGGACCTGGGCGCGGTGGTCGCGCATTTGCGCGAGACGCTGCCGCCGGACAGCATCATCACCAACGGCGCGGGCAACTATACCTTGTGGGTGCAGCGCTTTTACCAGTACCGGGGCGTGCGCACGCAGCTGGCTCCCACCAGCGGCACGATGGGATACGGCCTGCCCGCCGCGGTCGCGGCCAAGCTGCGCCACCCGGAACGCACGGTGGTCTGCTTCGCGGGCGACGGCTGTTTCCTGATGAATGGCCAGGAGCTTGCCACCGCGGCGCACTACAAGCTGAACATCATCGTCATCGTCGTGAACAACGCGATGTACGGCAGCATCCGGATGCACCAGGAGCGGCATTATCCCGGGCGCGTATGCGCCACGGACCTGACGAATCCCGATTTCGTCGCGCTGGCGCGAGCCTACGGCCTGCATGCGGAGCGCGTCGAACGCACCGGGGACTTCGCGGCCGCCTTCGACCGCGCCGCGAAGGCGGGGCGGCCCGCGTTGCTCGAACTGCCGGTCAGCCAGGATGCGCTGTCCCCGCGCACCACCATCGCGGCGCTGCGCGCCAGCGCCGCGAAGAAGGGCGGGTAATGCCGGTAACGCGCGGCTATGTCTCCCAGGACAGTACCAGCGATTCGAACTCCGTCATGCGGGGTATCGTCACGCGCACGCGCTCGCCCTCCTGAAGGTAGGGGACAGGCGTGCCGGCTACCGCCAGCTCGGCGCCCACGCAGCGCGCACCGGCGGGCAGCCGCACGGCCAGCCGCAGCTCGTGCAGCGGGATGACTTCTTCGACCGCGCGGCGATTGCCGCTGCGCATCCCGCCGTGGGTGTTGAAGTTCACCAGCGTGACCACGCGGCTTCCGGGCTTGTCCATGACGGAGGTATCGATCAGCCCCGGGCCGTCGATCGTCACCAGATCCGACCACCCGGGCGCGGCACGCAAGGCCTGCGCGAGCAGGCGCATGGGGTCGCGCAGGCCGAAATGAAAGCCGATGCGGTCGGGCTCCCATGGGAAATACACCAGGCTGCCGGCGCCGATCCTGCGGCTCAGCAACAGCGGGATATCCGTGATGCCTGCCGCGGCATTGAATTCCGGCACGCTCATGCCGCTGCCGGGCCGCGCCTCCACGGGCGGCACCAGCCGCAGGACGTCGGCATCGTCCGCCAGGCCGGCTTCGAAGCGGCACACACCGCCGGCCAGGGGCAGCAGGTCGGTGTCGCCCGTGTCCGCCAGTACCGGATGATCCCGGCGGCCGATGAGCGCATAGGCGGCTTTCAGGTCGGTACGGGTTTCGCCGGTATAGCGGGCGCCCAGCAGGCTCGAGATCAGGGGTTCCGTGCGGGGATTGCCCCAGCGGTCGCAGAAGCCGGTGCGGTAGGTCGCGACGACGTGGCCGCCCCCTTCCATATAGTCCTGCAGAATCCGCGCCAGCGCCTCGTCCATGCATGCCAGATTGGGCAGCAGCACGGCTTTGTAGCGGGCAAGCGATCGCGCCGACAGATTCTTGTCGGACAGCAGGTCGAAGGGCAGGCGGCCGTCCATCAAGGCGTTGTAGGCGCCGCGAAAGCCGTCCAGGTAGTTCAGGTCGGGCTGTGCCGCGCCGGTATAGTCCAGGCAGGTGCGCGAATACACCAATGCGACTTCGGCGGCGGAGCGGCGATCCTGATAGACGTCGCCGCGTTCGTGGAAGAACCGGAACAGCGCGCGCATGGGCTCCAGCCCGCGCCGGTCGAAGTGCTCGGAAAAATAGCCGGTCAGGTGCAGCCACGGACGCGCCCCATTGGCGACCATCTGCGCGGCCCACACGCGGTTCTCCGCGACCGGCGCGTGGGTGAAGCGCCACCAGGGATAGAAATAGCTGATGGTGATGCCCGACCCGCGCTGATCGTCCATGCCTTGCGCGTAGCGCGCTTCCATGCCGGGCCACCATAGATTGCAGTAGCGGCGCTGCGCCTCCAGCACCACGCCGTCGGCGTGCGGGATCGTCATGTCGATGTCCCAGCCGCCCTTGCGCGTGTGGTCCCAGGATTCGATGACCTGGCTCAAGGGCAGCCACGCGCACGCGGGGCGGACCTCGTCGATGACGGCCTTCACCATGCGGTTCCAATCCGCGATGCGCGTGTAGCGCCACTCGTTGTATTGCTTCCAGACGGGATCGTTCCAGTCTTCGCGTTCGGGGAAGTCCTTGCCGAAGGCCTCGCGGAACGAGGTGCGGCAGCGATCGCAATAGCAGCGTCCGGTACTCCACGGCGAGAATTGCGCGGCGTTGGCCCACAGTCCGTCCAGCGCATGGCGCTCGACGATCTCGCGCACGACGTCGATCATGAAAACGCGGAAATGGTCGCCGTTGGGGCAGGTCAGGTAGAAATCGTGCAGCTTGATGGGCTGGCCGTCCGCGTCGCGTGCGAAGCGTTCCGGATACCGGGCGTAGGCCTGTGGGCTGCCCAGGCTGGGGTCGATGCGGCCGATGGCGCGGATGCCGGCGGCGTGCAGCGCGGCTATCGTTTCGCCGACCAGGTCGCGGCCGTCCAGGGACGGGCTGACCGGGTGGTCCGGCAAACGCGTCGGGTAGAACGCGGTCACGCCGCCGACGCTGAAGCCGAGCGCCCCGAGCGAGAACGAGCGCGCCAGCTCGACCAGTTTTCCGGGATCCCACCGCGAGGCGTCGTCCGCCCGCATGGTCGTGATCATGGCCAGGCTGTCTTTCAGCCAACGATGGTCCAGGTCAGGCGTCATGGCTATTCGTCTCCACGGGATGGGGAAAGAATTCGCGGAACTTGTCGGCCTCGTATCGGCGAAAGGCCGGCGAGGCACGCAGGCGCACCAGCAGGTCCTCGTCTTCCGATGTCCATGCGCCGGCCTGCAAGCTGTGGGCGTTCGTCTGCAGCTGATCGGCGTTGTCCACGCCGACGATCAACACGTCGGGACGGTGCAGGTTGACCCATTTCAAAGCCATCTGCGCCAGCAGTGCCTTGTCCGGGATGCCTGCCTGGGCGCCGATCTGGAACAACGCCCCTTTGAAGAAAGCTTCGCGCGCGACGCAGCCCAGGCCGGCCGCGCGCGCCGCCGGCAACACCGTTTGCAGGGCTTGCGCGTCGCCGAGGTTCAGGTCCACGTTGACGGCGTCGAACCCGCCGCTCCGCATCATGGCCAGGTACAGGCGTTCGCCGGAGAACGAATCCGCCACGGCATGGCGGATCAGCCCTTCGCGCTTCAGGGCCGCCAGATTGCCCGCCAGGGTGGCCATGTAGTCCGGATCGTTGTCGATGGACCAGTTCAGCAGGCCCACGTTGAACAGGTCTATGCAATCGCGGCCCAGCAGTTTCAGGCCGCGCTGGACTTCGGCGCGCAACAGGGCGTAGTCCAGCAGCTTGCGGTTGTTCTCGTCGTAGCCGTAGCACATGCCTTCCGGCCGGGTTTGGATGTGGATGTCGTAAGGGGGCGGCATCTCGCGCAGGTTGCGGCCCAGCGCTTCCTTTTCCGAATCGATCGTCACGTCGAAGACATTGATGCCCAGGTCGTAGGCGGCCGCCAGCACCTGGCGCCGCTTGGGGCCGCCATAGCCCTCGCCCACGTAGCCCGGCGAGACGGCCTGCTTCATGTTTTCGTTGAAGCCGCGCGACCTGCCGTCGGGCAGGTATTCGTGGCCGCCCAGGGCCAGGCGGGAAAGCCGCAGGCCGGTCGAACCGAAAGGACGCCGCTCCAGCGGCGCGGATGTCGCGGACGTGTCAGCCAAGATCGTTCTCCACGGAAGCCAGGGCGGCGGCGCCCGCCTGGCACAGCATGGTGTCTTCCGATGCCAGGGCGCCGCTGGCGCCGATGGCGCCCACGCACAGGCCGCCGATGCGCAGGG encodes:
- a CDS encoding GMC family oxidoreductase, which codes for MSSVGGSFDYLIVGGGSAGCVLAHRLSALRACRVALVEAGEDTPPGAVPAEILDSYPMPVFCGDRWIWPGLAATPTRGAAPRVYEQGRVMGGGSSINVQSANRGLPRDYDGWAAAGAAGWGWDDVLPYFRKLERDLDFPGHPLHGGDGPIAIRRIAPGDWPPFCQAFAQGLQRSGLAALQDQNAEFGDGYFPAAFSNEHDRRVSTATAYLDAATRARPNLRIFSRTRVRRLRMAGTRATGVDAVDAAGTPLRLEAREVIVCAGALQSPALLMRAGIGDGEALAALGLDCVAHLPGVGRHLQDHPTLTFCHFLPPGLRMPLSRRRASMLAARLSSGLPGAEPSDLYLSSATRAAWHGLGNRLGLFFLWCNRPYSRGSVTLASADPDLPPKVELNLLDDERDVARMAAGVRLLAGIVGASALTADERDFFPAAFSPRVKALSRHTRANALLTRLAGGLLDAPAPLRRAMIGRFFNGGRTMSAILEDASALAAFVRRQVFGVWHASGTCRMGGAGDAGAVTDVQGRVHGVSGLRVVDASLMPALPSANTNIPTIMIAEKIADAMARQAARGST
- a CDS encoding MFS transporter, whose amino-acid sequence is MSIGVERMAAEPAAGNRQVMGAVVASCLGWALDLFDLFVLLFVAPVVGRLFFPSEHAMLSLAAVYASFAVTLLMRPLGSALFGSYADRKGRKGAMIVAVVGVGLATAAFGLLPTVAQVGLLAPVLFVVLRLVQGVFVGGVVASTHTIGTESVAPRYRGAVSGLIGGGGAGIGALMASLTYMVMTEIFPGEQFDQWGWRCMFFTGIISSVLGVFIFNRLEESPLWKKLAAEKAARAAQARLEHATQIPVSPLRTLFSPDYRGILFVNLLLTIGGGSAYYLTSGYLPTFLKVVNQAPGGVAAAILMASSVAVVIAAIAVGHLSTYLGRKRTFLLVGVIQLFAMPALYHLLPSAQSPLAIGVYAIILSALGSSGYAPILIFLNERFPTAIRATGTGLSWNLGFAIGGMMPTAVSLASATPAALPTTLAFFTGGISLVFLLGALVVPETIGRLESVPARQGA
- a CDS encoding alpha-hydroxy acid oxidase, yielding MRADQALSIADLQAVARRRLPPGIYGYVHGGSEDQSSLRANRAAFARWRFLPRPLVDVSARDQSVQLFGVRYAAPIGISPMGVAGLCGYEGDIAMAQAARQAQVPYVLSAASTTPLERVVQANPDTWYQAYLPARPEVIQPLLERVSNAGVRVLVVTVDVPIASTRENELRNGFSIPLRLSPKLVWGGLIRPRWMAATFARTLWRQGIPRFENFTAQRGGRIITAAKGDHRAGRASMTWAEIAWIRERWQGKLLVKGVLRAADAGRARGIGVDGLFVSNHGGRQLDGAVASLDALPAIAAAAPGLAILLDGGVRRGTDVLKALALGAHAAFIGRPAMYGLAAGGQEGVHHALRLLSREIDVDLALLGCPAVAGLNHEFICPAAGLAPGASRWEGVSAPEPLTEEFSVS
- a CDS encoding thiamine pyrophosphate-binding protein → MTASTLASRTGGQVLVDALRLHGVDTAFCVPGESFLAAIDAFHDARDVIRLIVCRQEGGAAHMAEAHGKLTGQPGICFVTRGPGATNASIGVHTARQDSTPLILFVGQVARDCMGREAWQEIDYRHMFGHIAKWVDQIDDPRRIPEYISRAFHVATSGRPGPVVLALPEDMLAEAVQVDDAPPYRTAQAGPTPQAMAELRDLLAAAQRPLALLGGGAWTRQASEDVAAFAHAHGLPVACAFRRQDLLDNRHDCYVGEAGLGMDPRLADRIRQADLILAIGPRMGETTTNGYALLDVPRPRQKLVHVHADPEELGRVYQADLPINAGVAAFAREAARLEAPAVRRWAAWTESARADYLDNLRPGPMPGGMDLGAVVAHLRETLPPDSIITNGAGNYTLWVQRFYQYRGVRTQLAPTSGTMGYGLPAAVAAKLRHPERTVVCFAGDGCFLMNGQELATAAHYKLNIIVIVVNNAMYGSIRMHQERHYPGRVCATDLTNPDFVALARAYGLHAERVERTGDFAAAFDRAAKAGRPALLELPVSQDALSPRTTIAALRASAAKKGG
- a CDS encoding beta-galactosidase trimerization domain-containing protein, which encodes MTPDLDHRWLKDSLAMITTMRADDASRWDPGKLVELARSFSLGALGFSVGGVTAFYPTRLPDHPVSPSLDGRDLVGETIAALHAAGIRAIGRIDPSLGSPQAYARYPERFARDADGQPIKLHDFYLTCPNGDHFRVFMIDVVREIVERHALDGLWANAAQFSPWSTGRCYCDRCRTSFREAFGKDFPEREDWNDPVWKQYNEWRYTRIADWNRMVKAVIDEVRPACAWLPLSQVIESWDHTRKGGWDIDMTIPHADGVVLEAQRRYCNLWWPGMEARYAQGMDDQRGSGITISYFYPWWRFTHAPVAENRVWAAQMVANGARPWLHLTGYFSEHFDRRGLEPMRALFRFFHERGDVYQDRRSAAEVALVYSRTCLDYTGAAQPDLNYLDGFRGAYNALMDGRLPFDLLSDKNLSARSLARYKAVLLPNLACMDEALARILQDYMEGGGHVVATYRTGFCDRWGNPRTEPLISSLLGARYTGETRTDLKAAYALIGRRDHPVLADTGDTDLLPLAGGVCRFEAGLADDADVLRLVPPVEARPGSGMSVPEFNAAAGITDIPLLLSRRIGAGSLVYFPWEPDRIGFHFGLRDPMRLLAQALRAAPGWSDLVTIDGPGLIDTSVMDKPGSRVVTLVNFNTHGGMRSGNRRAVEEVIPLHELRLAVRLPAGARCVGAELAVAGTPVPYLQEGERVRVTIPRMTEFESLVLSWET
- a CDS encoding aldo/keto reductase, translating into MADTSATSAPLERRPFGSTGLRLSRLALGGHEYLPDGRSRGFNENMKQAVSPGYVGEGYGGPKRRQVLAAAYDLGINVFDVTIDSEKEALGRNLREMPPPYDIHIQTRPEGMCYGYDENNRKLLDYALLRAEVQRGLKLLGRDCIDLFNVGLLNWSIDNDPDYMATLAGNLAALKREGLIRHAVADSFSGERLYLAMMRSGGFDAVNVDLNLGDAQALQTVLPAARAAGLGCVAREAFFKGALFQIGAQAGIPDKALLAQMALKWVNLHRPDVLIVGVDNADQLQTNAHSLQAGAWTSEDEDLLVRLRASPAFRRYEADKFREFFPHPVETNSHDA